A window from Salvia miltiorrhiza cultivar Shanhuang (shh) chromosome 2, IMPLAD_Smil_shh, whole genome shotgun sequence encodes these proteins:
- the LOC131008699 gene encoding pentatricopeptide repeat-containing protein At4g35850, mitochondrial produces MKILRAISGNHRAVVRVLGRRNFCAPSEEYAKRNYASNEPGYNTVIGSLTAQRRNYLLRDVYDDMMLDGVKPERDTFHSLIVGTMKGARIQDAFFFRDEMRAMGLVPDVALYNYLISTCGKCNNSDQAISLLEEMKRSEVKPTGQTFICLLHACAASGRLDRVYAIVRDMTAAGLGLNKFCYAGLILAHMNKSPPSNDTASKIIELVEQSKGWSSVDHTTDIAENVMKGITEEELYNLPTADYVHRRGGFVAKQLTVYHVAFLACAELKDVQATERLMEMLEKDGKTPDVYILMQIMRCFCSAGDLDRGLKFFEDYMNSNRVPMVELFATIAEGAMIGYTPKGMQVAQNVLVDLNNRGMFLSFNLANDLLLAASGEKTGGYTVANLLWDMMQARKMTPLLPTVEAYHRGLKEREIPEDDPRLVLVTTTLNNLRARVGPGGGR; encoded by the exons ATGAAGATCCTCCGCGCAATATCAG GAAACCATCGTGCTGTGGTTCGGGTGCTAGGGCGTCGGAATTTCTGCGCACCATCAGAGGAGTATGCGAAGCGAAATTATGCTAGCAATGAGCCTGGATACAATACTGTGATTGGCTCGCTCACTGCTCAGCGAAG GAATTATTTGCTGAGGGATGTGTATGATGATATGATGCTGGATGGAGTGAAGCCAGAGAGAGACACATTTCACTCACTTATTGTAGGGACAATGAAAGGGGCTCGAATACAAGATGCATTCTTTTTCCGCGATGAAATGAGAGCTATGGGTTTGGTTCCTGAT GTGGCTCTGTACAACTACTTAATATCTACCTGTGGAAAGTGCAATAACTCTGATCAGGCAATTTCG CTTCTAGAAGAAATGAAGAGATCAGAAGTGAAACCTACAGGACAAACCTTCATATGTCTACTTCATGCATGTGCAGCATCTGGCAGATTGGATCGCGT ATATGCAATTGTACGAGATATGACTGCTGCTGGTCTTGGTTTGAACAAATTTTGCTATGCTGGACTTATACTTGCACACATGAACAAGTCACCTCCCTCCAATGATACAGCTTCCAAA ATTATTGAGCTCGTTGAACAGTCTAAAGGATGGTCCTCAGTTGATCATACAACAGACATTGCTGAAAATGTTATGAAGGGAATTACTGAAGAAGAACTATACAATCTGCCCACAGCGGATTATGTTCATCGCCGTGGTGGATTCGTAGCCAAACAGTTAACTGTATACCATGTTGCATTTCTTGCTTGTGCTGAACTTAAGGATGTCCAG GCTACTGAAAGACTTATGGAGATGTTAGAGAAGGATGGAAAAACTCCTGACGTCTATATATTGATGCAAATTATGAG GTGCTTTTGTTCTGCTGGGGACTTGGACCGTGGGCTGAAATTTTTTGAAGATTACATGAATTCAAACAGAGTCCCTATGGTAGAACTTTTTGCG ACTATTGCAGAAGGAGCGATGATTGGATATACGCCAAAGGGCATGCAAGTTGCTCAAAACGTTCTT GTCGATCTGAATAATAGGGGCATGTTTTTGAGTTTTAATTTGGCAAATGATCTCCTTTTAGCTGCATCTGGTGAAAAG ACCGGCGGGTACACTGTTGCCAACTTGTTGTGGGATATGATGCAAGCTCGTAAAATGACCCCGTTGCTCCCTACTGTTGAAGCATATCACAGAGGGTTGAAA GAAAGAGAGATACCCGAGGATGATCCTCGACTAGTGTTGGTTACCACGACTCTTAACAATCTTCGAGCTAGAGTTGGACCTGGAGgtggaagataa